From Amycolatopsis sp. WQ 127309:
CCCAGGGCCGCAACACGTGGGCCGACGACGTGCTGCCCGGCGTCCCGCTGGCCGGCGAACCGCTGCCGGGTGCGGTGGCGCCGGCCGTGGTGCTCGCCGGAGCCGTCGTCGTCACGCTCGTCCCCCGCCGGGACGCCTTCACCGCGATCCACCTCGCCCGGGCGATCGCCGTCTGCTTCCTGGTGGGAGAGCTGGCTTTCCTCGTCGGCGGGTTCGCGCTCGCCACGGTGCGGACCCGGGATTCGTGGTCGCCGTGGGCGGACGCCGTCGCGGACCCGCTCGCCCGCCGCTGCGGGGAGGCGCGGGTGCTGCGGGCCGCCGACCCGGGCTCCGCGCGTCCGGTCGCGGTGCTGGCGGGCGCGCCGGCCACCGACGGCTTCGACCGGGACGTCCGGGCGCCGGGCAGCCCGCCCGAGCCGGGCCCCGCGACGGCCGAGGTCTACGGCAGCCTGGCCGACGGCCCGGCCGGCATGACCACGCCGTGGTTGCGGCTGCCCGCCGACCTGTCGGCGGACAAGCAGCTCATGACGACCGTGAGCGGCGTGACCGGTGCGGGCAACACCCTCACCGCCGAGTTCGCGAACGCGTCCGGCGGCGGGTACCGCGTGGTCGCCCGCTCGGACTTCGCCGCGCCGGAGGACAGCCTGTCCTGGCGGGACGTGGCGATCAGCGACGGCACGGCCCTCCCCGCGGGCACCACGGCCTTCCGGCTGACCGCGAAGGTGACGCGGGACTGGCTGTCGTTCGCGATGCCCACGGTGCGCGACGTCGTCCCGGTCGGCGACTTCCTCCCGCGCGACGGGCACACGCTCGTCGACTGGCAGCTGAACTGGCTCTACCCCTGCCAGGGCCAGCCGGTCATCGCGAACGGCGTCGTGGCGCCGATCTCCTACGCCGTCGGGTTCGGGTTCGGCCCGGACGGCAGCGAGCACAGCGCCACCGCGGGCGGTTCGTGGAGCCCGGAAGTCGGCGGGATCCTCGGCGCGCAGAACCGCGTCTCGACGATCACCAGGCTGTACACCCGGCTCGACACCGAACCGGCCACTCCGATGCGGACGGTGTACCGCCTCGACCGCCCGTACGCCGACGCCGCCTACCGGCTGAGCCGCGAAAGCCACACGGTGATGGGCTGGCGGACATTCTGAGCCGCCGGGAGGCGACGCTTGCAAGACCGACACCGCGCTGCCACGTCGAAGGCCACCGCCAGGCAGGCCGACCGGACAAGTGGCTCACAGCGATCAGGCGTTCGGAGTTTCGACGATCACCGTGGTCGCTTTGACCACCGCGACAGCCAGGGAACCGGGCTCGAGACCGAGTTCCTTCACCGCCTCGGCGCTCATCAGCGAGACCACACGGTCCCGGCCGCACTGGATCTCGACCTGCGCCATGACCTTGTCGACGACGATCGAGGTGACCAGCCCGACCAGGCGGTTGCGGGCGGAACTCCCGACGGAGGTCGGGTCGGGAGCGGATTCACCCTGTCGGCGAGCGAACTCGGCCAGTTCCTCACCGTCGATCACGTACCGGT
This genomic window contains:
- a CDS encoding molybdopterin-binding protein; amino-acid sequence: MPHYRISEAARLLGVSDDTIRRHIDAGSLTAVKDRVNRYVIDGEELAEFARRQGESAPDPTSVGSSARNRLVGLVTSIVVDKVMAQVEIQCGRDRVVSLMSAEAVKELGLEPGSLAVAVVKATTVIVETPNA